The sequence below is a genomic window from Rhizobium sp. NXC14.
GTGACGTCAGCACCGATGGCCTTGACGACACCGGCGGCATCCCAACCGAGCACCTTCAGTTCGTCGGCAGGTTGCGCGGAATGGGCGCGCACCTTCACATCGACGGGATTGACCGAGACCGCCTTGATCTCGACGAGCAGATCGTGGCCCCGAGCTTCCGGCATCGGCAAGTCGACATCGATCAGCGAGGTCTCGGCGGTAATGGGCAGTGGGGTTTTATAAGCGACGGCGCGCATGGGAAACTCCTGTGTTCTTTGCACGGAAGCTAGATGCGCACTATGTTCGAGCAACGCAAGAATGCACAAATTCTGTACGTAGTACCATAAAGGATACTGTAAAATGTCGTTGCCGCGCGCCAAACTCGTCAGGAATTTTCCCGGTTGCCCTTTAGAGGCGACGCTGAGCTACCTCGACGGCAAATGGAAGGGTGTGATCCTCTTTCACCTCATGAAGGGCACGCTGCGCTTCAACGAACTGCGCCGCAAGCTACCGGCCGTGACCCAGCGGATGCTGACGAAGCAGTTGCGCGAACTCGAAGGGTCCGGTCTGGTGTCGCGTACCGTCTTCCCGGTGGTGCCGCCGCGTGTTGAGTACGCGATGACGCCGCTAGGCATGACGCTGAAGCCGGTCGTCGATGCGCTTGCCGCCTGGGGCGACGATTATGTCTTCTGCAACCCGGAAGGACGTGAGTTGCGCATGTCCTCAGGCGGGCTGCACACGCCGGCTGCGCCTCTCCAGGCGGGCTGAGGCTGCGAAGACGAAGAGACCAAGGAAGGAGAGTGCTGCGCCGACGTAGCCCGTGGCCGCAAAGCCGTAACCCCAGGCGATGACGAGGCCGCCGAGCCAGGCGCCAATCGCATTGGCGATATTGAAGGCGGAATGGTTGGAAGCGGCCGCCAGCGTCTGCGCATCAGCGGCGACATCCATCAGCCGCGTCTGCAGCGCCGGGCCGGCGGCAAAACCGCAGCCGACGAAGAAGACCGAGAGGCCAAGCATATAGGGGTTGGCGGCGGTCAGCGAAAAGGTCGTGAGCACGACGATATTGTAAACGAGCGATCCGCCGATCGTGCCGAGCAGCGACTTGTCGGCGAGCCATGAGCCGATGAAATTGCCGGCATTCATGCCGATGCCGAAGAGCACCAGCATGACCGGAACGGCGCTTGCCGGCAGCATCGCCACCTCGGTCGTCGTCGAGGCGATATAGCTGAACATGGCGAACATGCCGCCATAACCGACCGCGGCGATCCCGAGCGTCAGCCAGACCTGTGGTCGGCGGAAGGCGCCGAGTTCACGTGAGAAACTCGCTTCTTCGGAGACCCTGTCCTTCGGAACATAGACCCAGATCAAGGCCACTGTCAGCAGCCCGACGACCCCGACCGACAGGAACGCAACCTGCCAGTCCAGCGATTGGCCGAAAAGCGTCGTCAGCGGCGTGCCGAGGAGCGTTGCGACAGTCAGTCCGAGCATGACGCGTCCGACAGCGCGTGCCCGCCGATGAATCGGCACCATTGAGGCGGCCACAAGTGCGGCGACGCCGAAATATGCGCCATGCGGCAGGCCGGTGATGAAGCGCAGGACGGTGAACGTCTCAAAGGTCGGCGCCACGGCGCTCGAGATATTGCCGAGGGCAAAGACCAGCATCAGCAACAAAAGTAATGTGCGGCGCGCCATCTTCGCGGCGAGCACGGCGATGACGGGCGCGCCGACGACGACGCCGAGCGCATAGGCGCTGATGACGTATCCAGCCTGCGGCGTCGTCACCGAGAAGGTATCGGCCACATTGGGCAGCAGCCCCATGATTGCGAATTCGCCGGTGCCGATGCCGAAGCCGCCGCAAGCGAGCGCCAGTTGAACCAAAACCACGGTCGTTGCCGACGGCAGCTCGTCAGCAGGCTGGGTACCGACGGAATCGTTGATGGCGATCTCACTCATGGGAGCTCTCTCTGGACGGTTTCTGCTCGGCAGGCCACTGGCCAAGTGCGGCCACGAGGCGATCGGGACAAATGGCGGGAAGGAAGATGGCGATATCTGATCTATCCGTAATATGCCGGCAGGCGTCGAGTGCATTTTTCGCAGTGCAGCGTCTTGCTATGTGCATATGTCCGTTGCAACATTTGCATTTCTGTCATTTCTGCCGAGCCAGGGCGGCGCTTGAAATCGTCGGTGCCGCAACCATTTGAGGAGCAAGGCAGGACCATTTCCGCGCCAGGGACGGGAGCCCTCATGAAGCTTGTAGGCTTTTTCAATCGCGACGGCGGTACCTTCAAGACCACCGATATGCTGGCCTACGAGAAGAGGGCGGAAGCAGCGTTCCGCGATGCGGGGCACGATTTCGACGCGATCGTTTTCTCCGGAAATGAAATCATTCCGGCCATGGAACGTGCGGCCAAGCGCGACGATATCGACGGCATCGTCGCCGGAGGCGGCGACGGGACGATTTCGGCGGCGGCATCGATCGCCTGGAAGAACGGTATCGCACTCGGCGTCGTCCCGGCCGGCACCATGAACCTCTTTGCCCGTTCGCTGCGCGTGCCGCTCGATATCTGGCAGGCTCTCGACGTGCTTGCATCAGGCGAGATCGACAATGTTGATATTGCCAGCGCCAACGGCCGCCCCTTCATTCATCAGTTTTCCGCCGGCTTGCATGCCCGCATGGTGCGCTATCGCAATTCCTATAGCTATCGCTCGCGGCTGGGCAAGATCAGGGCAAGCACGAAGGCGGCCCTCGGCGTTATCTTCAATCCGCCTGAATTCGAGGTCGAGTTCGAAGCGGCCGGCATGCGCGAGCGTCGCCGGGTTTCGGCAGTCTCGGTCTCCAACAACCCGTTTGGCGAAAATGCACTGCTGTATGCCGATAATCTGAGAAGCGGCGAACTCGGCTTCTATACGGCAAATCCGCTGAAACCGCTCGGTGTCGCCCGCCTCGCCTTCGATATGATGCGCGGCAAGGTCCGCGAGAACGCGGACGTCATGGTGATGCACCCGGCCGAGGTGCGCCTGCATTTCCCGAAGCTGCGCTCCAAGGCCAATTGCGTGATGGACGGGGAGCTGCTGCCGCTCGAACGCGACGTCTTGATCCGTCTGCATCCGGGCGAACTGAAGGTTCTCGTCAAGCAGGGTCTGGCGGCTCAGATCGATGCGGACGAACGCCGCGAACCCGCGGCGTAACGGAAGGATTCAGAGACGCGGTAGGTAGGTGCGATAGTCGAAATCGGAGACCGTGCGAAGATGCGCCAGCGCTTCCTTGCGCTTGGTGTCCCCATAGAGCGCCTGATAGCGGCTGCCGAAGATATCGGCGATGAAGGGCGAGGTGCGGAAGGTCTCGACCGCGCTCAGGAAATCATGCGTCAGTCGCCTCGTATCTGCGGGCGTGTGCGCGGGCGTCGTCTCCTCGCCGGGATCGAGCTCGCGGTCGAGACCGGTGAGCATGCCGCCGAGGATCGCCGCCAGCAGCAGATAAGGATTGGCATCGGCGCCGGCGACGCGATGCTCGATGCGTGCGGCCGGCCCGTCCTTTTCGGGTATGCGGATTGCCGTGCCGCGATGGCCGTTGCCCCAGCTCAGATCGACGGGCGCGAAGGAGCCCGGCTGAAAGCGCCGGTAGGAATTGGCGAAGGGGGCGAAGATCAGCTGCGCCTCGCGCATGCTGTCGAGCATACCTGCCGTGACCGATTTCAGCAGCTTCGGCTCGCCGCCTTTGGCGTCGAGAATGTTGCGGCCCTGTTCGTCGATGACGCTTACATGCACATGCAGGCCGGAACCGGCATGGTCGGAATAGGGCTTGGCCATGCAGGTCGATTTCAGCCCGTGGCGGCGCGCCGCCTGTTCGGCGATGCGCTTCAAATAAAGGCAGTCGTCGGCTGCCGCCAGCGCACTGGGTCGGTGCATGAGATTGACCTCGAACTGGCCGGGTCCGAATTCCGCTGTCGTCGCGTCCGCCGGCAGCCCCTGCGCCTTGGCATAGGCCCTCAGCGTCCGCAGATAGCTGTCGAGCGCGTCGACGGCGCTCATGTCGTAGAGCTGGAAACCATTCGGCTCGCCGCCATAGGTGAGGCTTTCGGGCGGGGAAGGCCGTCCGGTCTCGCGCCAGTCTGCGGACATCACATAGAATTCCAGCTCGGTGGCGATGACGGGCGTCAGCCCGCGCAGCCTGTAGCGTTCGACCACCGAGGCGAGGATCGCGCGCGGATCCATGAAGCTCGGGGTGCCGTCGAATTCGCACATGGTGGCGAGGACCTGCATCGAGCCCTCCGGCGCCCAGGGCATTGGCGCGAGGCTGCGTCGGTCTGGAACGACCATCCCGTCGGGATCGCCGATGGTTAGCGACAGGCCGGT
It includes:
- a CDS encoding helix-turn-helix domain-containing protein; protein product: MSLPRAKLVRNFPGCPLEATLSYLDGKWKGVILFHLMKGTLRFNELRRKLPAVTQRMLTKQLRELEGSGLVSRTVFPVVPPRVEYAMTPLGMTLKPVVDALAAWGDDYVFCNPEGRELRMSSGGLHTPAAPLQAG
- a CDS encoding MFS transporter is translated as MSEIAINDSVGTQPADELPSATTVVLVQLALACGGFGIGTGEFAIMGLLPNVADTFSVTTPQAGYVISAYALGVVVGAPVIAVLAAKMARRTLLLLLMLVFALGNISSAVAPTFETFTVLRFITGLPHGAYFGVAALVAASMVPIHRRARAVGRVMLGLTVATLLGTPLTTLFGQSLDWQVAFLSVGVVGLLTVALIWVYVPKDRVSEEASFSRELGAFRRPQVWLTLGIAAVGYGGMFAMFSYIASTTTEVAMLPASAVPVMLVLFGIGMNAGNFIGSWLADKSLLGTIGGSLVYNIVVLTTFSLTAANPYMLGLSVFFVGCGFAAGPALQTRLMDVAADAQTLAAASNHSAFNIANAIGAWLGGLVIAWGYGFAATGYVGAALSFLGLFVFAASARLERRSRRVQPA
- a CDS encoding diacylglycerol kinase family protein, with translation MKLVGFFNRDGGTFKTTDMLAYEKRAEAAFRDAGHDFDAIVFSGNEIIPAMERAAKRDDIDGIVAGGGDGTISAAASIAWKNGIALGVVPAGTMNLFARSLRVPLDIWQALDVLASGEIDNVDIASANGRPFIHQFSAGLHARMVRYRNSYSYRSRLGKIRASTKAALGVIFNPPEFEVEFEAAGMRERRRVSAVSVSNNPFGENALLYADNLRSGELGFYTANPLKPLGVARLAFDMMRGKVRENADVMVMHPAEVRLHFPKLRSKANCVMDGELLPLERDVLIRLHPGELKVLVKQGLAAQIDADERREPAA
- a CDS encoding glutamine synthetase family protein, which translates into the protein MVSDRMDGKADGDPRFDILIVGMNGELRGKQLPPGSEGKVWAGEIRLPTSTQSLDIWGDDNDDITGLSLTIGDPDGMVVPDRRSLAPMPWAPEGSMQVLATMCEFDGTPSFMDPRAILASVVERYRLRGLTPVIATELEFYVMSADWRETGRPSPPESLTYGGEPNGFQLYDMSAVDALDSYLRTLRAYAKAQGLPADATTAEFGPGQFEVNLMHRPSALAAADDCLYLKRIAEQAARRHGLKSTCMAKPYSDHAGSGLHVHVSVIDEQGRNILDAKGGEPKLLKSVTAGMLDSMREAQLIFAPFANSYRRFQPGSFAPVDLSWGNGHRGTAIRIPEKDGPAARIEHRVAGADANPYLLLAAILGGMLTGLDRELDPGEETTPAHTPADTRRLTHDFLSAVETFRTSPFIADIFGSRYQALYGDTKRKEALAHLRTVSDFDYRTYLPRL